ATAGGGCTACGCAATATGAGCAGTTAAATGTTCAGTTTGATGGGGGAACCAAAGTCATGCATGCCTGTCCCAATAGAATGGACCCTATTACTACCCATGTCAATCCAGAGGAAATAGAAAAGATTGAAATCATTAAAGGACCCTATACGGTGCGTTATGGTGCCACTTTTGGAGGCGTAGTGAACATGGTGACCCAAAAACCATCGGCAAAGGATTTTGGATCAAGCGGACAAATAAATGCGGGCTATGAAAGTAACGGTGGCTCGATGGTTTCCTCGGCCAAAATTCAACAGGTCACTTCAAAATATGACATTGGCGGTACCGTTGGCTATAGGGTTTTTGGAAATTATAAGGATGGTGATGGTACGGAAATTCCTTCCGCTTTCAGAAGTCTGGAATACGGGTTTATAGCGGGTTATAATTTTAGTGAGAAACAAAGATTGCAGGTCAATTGGAGACAATCATATGGCAGGGACGTCTTACATGCCGGTCTTCCCATGGATACGGACGAAGATAACAGCAGCATGCTTTCCTTGGACTACGGGCTTACTGGCATGGATGGATTGGTAAAGGATATAACCGCTAAGGCCTATTATAGCTATGTGGACCATATTATGTCCAATACCAACAGGCCCTCTTTTATGATGACGGAAGCCCTTTCCGAAATCGATGCTACCACGGCCGGTGGTAAAATGGAGTTTAAACTCGTGCCCAATAATAGACTTTCGTTATATACAGGTTTGGATGTGTTGCATATTGCCCGTGATGGGGCCCGTACCCGTTTGGTGAAACGGAATATGATGGGACCTTTGCCCATGCCCATGGAATTTGTGGACAAAGTTTGGCAGGATTCCTATATTAACGACCTTGGTGTTTTCACTGAAAGCAAGTACCTGATAACTTCCAATACGATTTGGACCGCAGGTATGCGGTACGATAACGTAACCTCTGAAATTAAAGATCCGGAGTCCGATTTTGCAGCCTTATATCCTGATTTGGATAAACGTACAGAACATAATATCAGTGCCACGACCTCTTTAAAATATGCCCCTACAACGGAATTTATTATGGAGGTGGCCTACGGTAGGGGCGTGAGATCTGCCAATATGATAGAACGTGTCATCAATCATTTTACGGTGGGGCAGGACCCTTTTGAATATATAGGAAACCCCAATTTGGATGCCGAAGTGAACAACCAGTTCGAACTTGGGTTTAAAGGGAAATTGCCCTTTTCCGATACCCACACTAACAGCTTCAATTACAGTACTTCTTTTTATTACTCGGTATATGAAAATTATATTGTTCCCATTATTGACGAATCCCAGACCCGAAAATTTATGCCTGCCAATGAACCCGTTAATCCCAAGGTCTTCCGTAATTTGGACAATGCCTATAAAACGGGGTTTGAGCTCATGGCCGGACTGGATTTTTGGACCAATTTCAATTTCAACACGCAACTGGCCTATGTATACGCCAAAAACAAGGACTTGAACGAATCCCTACCCTTGGTGCCCCCGTTGACGACGAGGATTAGATTGGGGTACGAGACGGAGAAATTTTGGGCAAATGCCAATTATACCATTACTTCCAAACAGGAGGACATTGCCCCGTCTTTTGGGGAACAGGTTACGCCCGGTTATGAAGTGTTGGATATCCGTCTAGGAGTTATACCTATCAAGAACGTTTCCTTGGGAGTAGCCGTACTGAACTTGTTCGATGCCACGTACAACAATCATTTGAACTTTACCTTTAATAACCAGGCAGATTTTGGAAGGGTGCCAATCAATGATCCTGGTAGAAATTTCTCTGCATTTTTGCAGTATAAATTCTAGATCAGTTTCC
Above is a window of Maribacter algicola DNA encoding:
- a CDS encoding TonB-dependent receptor — translated: MNLKYFRLLVALLLVNLLNAQNFKGKIVSENTKEALSGAHIQVKEGEATYTNMHGEFQMHLKQTGQKIIISFMGFETKEIQVSPSDEIMVISLHEAPIQIQGVLVTGHIKNDPAFTMESNDYVKKIVQPRNVADLFADVNGFSLIKRGNYAIDPSYRATQYEQLNVQFDGGTKVMHACPNRMDPITTHVNPEEIEKIEIIKGPYTVRYGATFGGVVNMVTQKPSAKDFGSSGQINAGYESNGGSMVSSAKIQQVTSKYDIGGTVGYRVFGNYKDGDGTEIPSAFRSLEYGFIAGYNFSEKQRLQVNWRQSYGRDVLHAGLPMDTDEDNSSMLSLDYGLTGMDGLVKDITAKAYYSYVDHIMSNTNRPSFMMTEALSEIDATTAGGKMEFKLVPNNRLSLYTGLDVLHIARDGARTRLVKRNMMGPLPMPMEFVDKVWQDSYINDLGVFTESKYLITSNTIWTAGMRYDNVTSEIKDPESDFAALYPDLDKRTEHNISATTSLKYAPTTEFIMEVAYGRGVRSANMIERVINHFTVGQDPFEYIGNPNLDAEVNNQFELGFKGKLPFSDTHTNSFNYSTSFYYSVYENYIVPIIDESQTRKFMPANEPVNPKVFRNLDNAYKTGFELMAGLDFWTNFNFNTQLAYVYAKNKDLNESLPLVPPLTTRIRLGYETEKFWANANYTITSKQEDIAPSFGEQVTPGYEVLDIRLGVIPIKNVSLGVAVLNLFDATYNNHLNFTFNNQADFGRVPINDPGRNFSAFLQYKF